Proteins found in one Solitalea lacus genomic segment:
- a CDS encoding TlpA family protein disulfide reductase: MKTINKLLIAAFSLALSAQSSYAQTVKFVTIDSTKAYFKNADSIAARKTKALAGMEDLKKATPEFMKALNEAAKDKEFKLAEIKYYTAEYIQIPFEQYRKLLYDISGDWTDNTYGDIGYNKKAAVLRKTTPEEKAKRVEAVRASYASKSGSPIATNNVELSKLVGQPAPDFTVKTLDGKEVSISSLKGKVVVMNFWFTMCKPCVEEIPTLNKFVEKYKDRKDIVFLAPECANATNEDVQKFLKRAPFSYQIVLGGKDAAMKQYQAKVFPANFLIDKNGIIRTGYVGLNPVALDDYGKMIPKLLEEAPVKVVNKK; encoded by the coding sequence ATGAAGACCATCAATAAATTATTAATTGCGGCATTTTCACTTGCTTTATCAGCACAAAGCAGTTATGCTCAAACTGTAAAATTTGTTACCATAGATTCAACAAAAGCATATTTTAAGAATGCTGACTCTATTGCTGCAAGAAAAACAAAAGCTTTAGCGGGTATGGAAGATTTGAAAAAAGCTACTCCTGAATTCATGAAAGCGCTGAATGAAGCAGCGAAAGATAAAGAATTCAAGCTGGCTGAAATTAAGTACTATACTGCAGAGTACATTCAAATTCCTTTTGAACAATATCGTAAGCTTCTTTATGATATATCAGGAGATTGGACGGATAATACTTATGGAGACATAGGGTATAACAAAAAGGCTGCTGTACTTCGTAAAACCACACCAGAAGAGAAGGCAAAGAGAGTAGAAGCAGTTAGGGCTTCTTATGCTTCGAAATCGGGTTCACCTATTGCTACAAATAATGTCGAACTGAGTAAATTAGTAGGCCAACCTGCGCCAGACTTTACAGTAAAAACACTTGACGGAAAAGAGGTTAGCATCAGCAGCTTAAAAGGGAAAGTAGTGGTGATGAATTTCTGGTTTACAATGTGCAAACCTTGTGTGGAAGAAATCCCTACGTTGAATAAATTTGTAGAGAAATACAAAGACCGTAAGGACATTGTTTTCTTAGCTCCTGAATGTGCTAACGCTACAAATGAGGATGTGCAGAAATTCTTGAAGCGTGCTCCTTTTTCTTACCAAATTGTATTAGGTGGAAAAGATGCGGCTATGAAACAATATCAGGCAAAAGTATTCCCTGCAAACTTTTTAATTGACAAAAATGGTATCATTCGCACCGGGTATGTAGGATTAAATCCTGTGGCTCTTGATGACTACGGAAAGATGATTCCTAAGCTTTTGGAAGAAGCTCCTGTAAAAGTTGTAAACAAAAAATAA
- a CDS encoding RagB/SusD family nutrient uptake outer membrane protein gives MKTKIFVLSLLVSGIFSLTSCKTGLDLEPKDRISDVEMWQDQKLVSLYANNFYSQLRSGFNNTLLNGRLFSSITDDAMDPSTSSTSPRISFANPAYTATNSPLNGLWSSRYNYIRRANIFLSKIDEVPGDAQLNTRLKAEVRFLRAYYYYDLIQFFGEVPIITVAQDYDDESLFLPKNTLSECYDFIISELDLAAKDLPTVYPASDAGRITEQAAWAMKCRVQMLKQDWTNAAATAKAIMNLNVNRLLTDANPVKAYTDVFATKNNVEMILSVQHNDRFDELGTLFDKNTMSPYFGGLGYNCPTQNLVDEYEMKATGKPITDAASGFNAANPYSGRDPRFDATILYDDVTFKSRKMQMYTGGEDITVNALAGITSEKISPTGYYLRKFTSEAFNPNGDPNGRSSYNWPLIRYAEILLNYAEAQNEAVGPDESVRSALNLVRQRVGMPQVAQGLSQAQMRDVIRHERRIELAFEDFRYWDVKRWKLATTLFSNSTPIRKVTITKNPTTGVKTYAYSAFTTTQYSRAFLDKHYLFPIPQTEMDRPGNKLIQNKDW, from the coding sequence ATGAAAACCAAAATATTTGTATTAAGCCTACTGGTTTCCGGCATCTTCAGCCTTACAAGTTGTAAAACGGGACTGGATTTAGAGCCCAAAGACCGCATTTCTGATGTTGAGATGTGGCAGGATCAGAAGCTGGTATCATTGTACGCTAATAACTTCTATTCACAGTTAAGAAGCGGATTCAACAATACGTTATTGAACGGCAGGTTGTTCAGTAGTATAACTGATGATGCCATGGATCCAAGTACAAGCAGTACATCACCACGTATCAGCTTTGCCAATCCAGCATATACAGCAACCAATTCGCCACTTAATGGCTTATGGTCCTCGCGTTACAATTATATTCGTAGAGCTAATATATTTCTCTCTAAAATTGACGAGGTGCCTGGCGATGCTCAGCTGAACACACGTTTAAAAGCTGAAGTAAGATTCTTGCGCGCATATTATTATTATGACCTAATTCAGTTCTTTGGCGAAGTACCTATCATTACGGTTGCCCAAGATTATGATGATGAATCATTGTTTCTGCCTAAAAACACCCTTTCGGAATGCTATGATTTCATTATTAGTGAACTAGATTTAGCCGCCAAAGACCTTCCTACTGTTTATCCGGCAAGTGATGCTGGCAGGATTACAGAGCAAGCTGCATGGGCAATGAAATGCAGAGTGCAGATGCTTAAACAGGATTGGACAAACGCGGCGGCAACTGCCAAAGCGATAATGAATTTAAATGTAAACAGACTTTTGACGGATGCCAATCCGGTAAAAGCCTATACAGATGTTTTTGCGACCAAAAACAATGTCGAGATGATCTTGTCAGTTCAGCACAATGATCGTTTTGACGAGTTAGGTACTTTATTTGATAAAAATACAATGTCGCCATACTTCGGTGGATTGGGTTACAATTGTCCTACTCAGAATTTGGTGGATGAATATGAAATGAAGGCAACAGGTAAGCCAATTACTGACGCTGCATCAGGTTTTAATGCTGCCAATCCTTATTCAGGCAGAGACCCACGATTTGATGCAACCATTTTGTATGATGATGTAACATTCAAAAGCAGAAAGATGCAAATGTATACTGGTGGCGAAGACATCACTGTAAATGCACTTGCAGGTATAACCAGTGAAAAAATTTCACCAACAGGATATTATTTGAGAAAATTCACCAGTGAAGCTTTTAATCCAAATGGAGATCCAAATGGAAGAAGCAGTTACAACTGGCCACTGATTCGTTATGCAGAAATTCTGTTGAATTATGCAGAAGCGCAAAATGAAGCTGTTGGACCAGACGAGTCAGTTCGCAGTGCGCTGAACTTGGTGCGTCAGCGTGTAGGAATGCCACAAGTAGCCCAAGGTTTATCACAAGCCCAAATGCGTGATGTAATCAGACATGAACGCCGAATTGAATTGGCGTTTGAAGATTTCCGTTACTGGGATGTGAAAAGATGGAAACTGGCTACTACTTTGTTTTCTAATAGCACTCCAATTCGTAAAGTAACAATTACCAAAAACCCGACAACTGGTGTAAAAACTTATGCTTATTCTGCATTTACTACCACTCAGTATAGCAGGGCATTTTTGGATAAACATTATTTGTTCCCTATCCCTCAAACTGAAATGGATAGACCAGGTAATAAGTTAATTCAAAATAAAGATTGGTAA
- a CDS encoding SusC/RagA family TonB-linked outer membrane protein produces the protein MKQNYTKVNTIKQLLNRGIRNKGMVTFLLVATSVNLMAQEAPKETKDVKTVDVSKPSYVVKGRVMDEKGQPLEGATILVKGTNLGTLSDKYGDFTIRVPEGFDVLMVSHVTMKFQEINVKGKASIKVQMESSGRQLDEIVVVAYGKQQKKDVVTSVSTIKAEEIMQENQTNIANALQGKVTGATVISSRGTPGKTRPQILIRGVNPKQTPLIVVDGVPRYNDNNTNSVGLTLNGLTIDDINPDEVESISVLKDNAATAVYGTRGSFGVIVITTKRGKIGKPQFSYSTNFSMDEPANFPKLFDSYKWALVDNEYKRNSGQAISYNDSVLNVIRYGLDPAKYANESLYDRMVQRTAMQQTHSMSVRGGTESVRYYINGSFNDQKGIISAFDSKRYTIQSNVDIKISNDIKLGLSTGFRTTRVSSAFNQTGDAVFGDLFLSSPLTPFYNKDGSIYGTSEYNNKLVNTMPDIAGSRVNRSNNISIQSNFEYSPSFIEGLTFKLNNSLNFNAADYKAYQKFYNTYVPDASSPTGYRKTGGFSSNKVEEQLGSANFFNTDLGFDYSKAFKKHRIGLMVLGTNYYTNSLNTTVSRDGLVGNLENISSGRTLNQTTAGNESESGRVGGLARLNYDFAGKYSLEYSMRADASDNFPKAHRWGFFSGGAVAWRLSQEKFIKDNLRFVNDFKIRASLGYTGIDNLTAANYYYSYNIATSGPNGGAGYSFGGTYQPSFILNTSNIPNVNVTWGKSLMRNLGVDFSLWSGLLSGTFDIYDKKVSDLPKEKLLTIPATFGIGAPLFNFAKEKYNGYEVSLTNNTKFGKEMSLQTSLSFQYTKSRAVDYGELPETKEYLKKEGHSILSKAFYQSLGIFQTQEEINNYDVNQDGAAVKNSTLKPGDIKYADLNGDKKIDANDQIVYDNTVYPPYSGGLNLTFRYKSFSVNAFFQGAGGNMVTFAPNIYTDYGYNNSWRPDNTDARYPRISSSSNNLASFRPSTHYLNKGDYIRFKNLGFAYNVPVNLVKRIGLSNVSISASVLNLMSFSTVKDIDPEVMENASTSGGYYPIQRNYSLGINVGL, from the coding sequence ATGAAACAGAACTACACAAAAGTTAATACTATAAAACAACTCTTAAATAGAGGAATCAGAAATAAAGGAATGGTTACCTTCCTTTTGGTTGCCACTTCTGTAAATCTAATGGCGCAAGAGGCTCCTAAAGAAACAAAGGATGTTAAGACTGTGGATGTCTCTAAACCGTCTTATGTGGTTAAAGGACGTGTAATGGACGAAAAGGGTCAGCCTTTAGAAGGAGCAACAATTCTTGTTAAAGGGACCAATTTGGGAACGCTTTCCGATAAATACGGTGACTTCACAATTAGAGTGCCGGAAGGTTTTGACGTTCTGATGGTCAGCCATGTTACTATGAAGTTTCAGGAAATCAATGTGAAAGGAAAAGCCAGTATCAAGGTTCAAATGGAGAGTTCGGGCCGTCAACTTGATGAAATTGTAGTTGTGGCATATGGAAAGCAGCAGAAAAAAGATGTTGTTACTTCAGTTTCAACAATCAAGGCTGAAGAAATTATGCAGGAAAACCAAACCAATATTGCTAATGCTTTGCAAGGTAAGGTAACCGGTGCGACTGTTATTTCCAGTAGAGGTACTCCAGGTAAAACCAGACCTCAAATTCTTATTCGTGGGGTCAATCCAAAGCAAACACCTTTGATTGTAGTAGATGGCGTACCACGTTATAACGACAATAATACTAACTCTGTTGGTCTTACATTAAACGGACTAACGATCGATGATATCAATCCTGATGAAGTTGAGTCTATTTCAGTATTAAAAGACAATGCGGCAACTGCAGTTTATGGTACCAGAGGTTCTTTTGGTGTAATTGTAATTACTACCAAACGCGGAAAGATTGGTAAGCCACAGTTTTCTTATTCTACAAACTTTTCAATGGATGAGCCAGCCAACTTCCCTAAGCTGTTTGACAGCTATAAGTGGGCTCTTGTAGATAATGAATACAAAAGGAACAGTGGTCAAGCGATTTCATACAATGACTCAGTTTTGAATGTGATTCGCTATGGCTTAGATCCGGCTAAATATGCAAATGAAAGTCTTTATGACCGAATGGTTCAACGTACCGCTATGCAACAAACGCACTCCATGAGTGTTAGAGGCGGAACTGAATCGGTTCGTTACTATATCAATGGCTCATTCAATGACCAGAAAGGTATTATCAGCGCCTTTGATTCTAAGCGCTATACAATTCAATCAAATGTAGATATCAAAATCTCCAATGATATCAAACTAGGGCTAAGCACTGGTTTTAGAACCACTAGAGTTAGTAGTGCATTTAATCAGACTGGAGATGCTGTATTTGGTGACCTTTTCCTTAGCAGCCCCCTTACTCCATTTTATAACAAGGACGGTTCAATCTATGGTACAAGCGAATACAATAATAAGCTAGTAAATACCATGCCTGATATTGCAGGGTCTAGAGTTAACAGGTCTAACAATATTTCAATTCAGTCTAACTTTGAATACTCTCCTTCATTTATAGAAGGTCTAACTTTCAAACTGAATAATAGTCTCAACTTTAACGCTGCTGACTACAAAGCTTATCAGAAGTTTTACAACACCTATGTGCCTGATGCTAGCTCTCCAACAGGTTATAGGAAAACTGGAGGATTTTCTTCCAATAAAGTTGAAGAGCAGCTTGGTAGCGCCAATTTCTTTAATACAGATTTAGGTTTTGATTATTCAAAAGCGTTCAAAAAGCACAGAATAGGCCTTATGGTTTTGGGAACCAACTATTATACTAACTCCCTTAATACTACTGTTTCTCGCGATGGACTTGTTGGTAACCTTGAAAACATCAGTTCAGGTCGTACACTTAACCAAACAACGGCTGGTAATGAATCTGAGTCAGGTAGAGTTGGAGGATTAGCTCGTTTGAACTATGATTTTGCCGGTAAATATTCTTTGGAATACTCAATGCGTGCAGATGCTTCTGATAACTTCCCTAAAGCACACAGATGGGGCTTTTTCTCGGGAGGAGCTGTTGCATGGCGTTTGAGCCAGGAGAAATTTATCAAAGACAACCTTCGTTTTGTGAATGATTTTAAAATTAGAGCATCCCTAGGTTATACTGGTATTGATAACCTGACTGCAGCTAATTACTATTATTCTTATAACATTGCCACTTCAGGTCCAAATGGAGGTGCAGGGTATTCGTTTGGCGGTACTTATCAACCATCCTTTATTTTGAATACCAGTAATATTCCAAATGTAAATGTAACGTGGGGAAAAAGCTTGATGCGAAATCTTGGGGTTGATTTCTCATTGTGGAGCGGTTTACTTTCTGGTACATTTGATATTTACGATAAGAAGGTTTCTGATCTTCCTAAAGAAAAATTACTTACCATTCCTGCCACTTTTGGTATAGGTGCACCGTTGTTTAACTTCGCTAAAGAGAAGTACAATGGTTATGAAGTGTCTCTTACCAATAATACAAAGTTTGGCAAAGAAATGTCGCTTCAAACCTCACTTAGCTTCCAGTATACCAAGTCACGCGCTGTTGACTATGGTGAATTGCCAGAAACTAAGGAATACTTGAAAAAAGAAGGTCATTCTATTTTAAGTAAAGCTTTCTACCAATCACTTGGTATTTTCCAGACACAAGAGGAAATTAACAATTACGATGTTAACCAAGACGGAGCGGCTGTTAAGAACTCAACTCTTAAGCCAGGCGATATTAAATACGCCGATTTGAATGGTGATAAGAAAATTGATGCTAATGACCAGATAGTATATGATAATACGGTCTATCCTCCTTACTCAGGTGGTTTGAACCTAACATTCAGATATAAGTCATTTTCAGTAAATGCTTTCTTCCAGGGAGCAGGTGGAAATATGGTTACGTTTGCACCAAATATCTATACTGATTATGGTTACAACAATAGCTGGAGACCTGATAATACTGATGCACGTTACCCACGTATTTCTAGCTCGTCAAACAATTTGGCAAGTTTTAGACCAAGTACCCACTACTTGAATAAAGGTGATTATATCAGGTTTAAGAATTTAGGCTTTGCATATAATGTTCCTGTCAATTTAGTGAAGAGGATAGGACTATCAAATGTATCAATCTCTGCGAGCGTGTTGAATTTAATGTCATTCTCAACAGTGAAAGATATTGACCCAGAAGTTATGGAAAACGCTTCAACAAGTGGTGGATATTATCCTATTCAGCGTAATTATAGCCTCGGAATCAACGTTGGCCTGTAA